Part of the Benincasa hispida cultivar B227 chromosome 11, ASM972705v1, whole genome shotgun sequence genome, CtccaaattgaaaattcaaataccACTGCCAGAATAAAAGATTATAATTAGTGATTTTTATAATTGAGTGGTTAAATAACAATAcaaatccaaatttaaaaaataaacatgtgataaaattcaaatttaaaaaaaaaaaaaaaacatattttcaaagttttgaAAGGAATCTCCCCATTTCTACtagcttatatatatatattatatataaataattccatacgaaaattaaaaatatatatatatatatatatatataaacaagtttttttaaaaaaaaagaaaaaaagaaaaaaaaaggttaatgtTGTCAGGAAATGTATGGCAGATGGTTCCCTTTCTTCTCGAATAGTTCTAAGATCCTCAAAGCTCCAATCCCTTCTCATCCCTGAGCTTCTAACCAACCTGGGCTCCTTCCCGCCGAACGACACAGCACGGCGGTGACTGATCGGAGCGACCTTATTCTCCGGCAGGCCCCGAAACCCTCCTCTGTTATGGCGATCGTGAGGGCGGAAAGAGAGGTTGCCGGACCAGCTTCGCTCCGAGGAATCGAACTCGTCGGAAGCATAGTAAGTTTGGATCTGCTGGTCGCGGTGTCTCTCGGAATCCGTTCTCTGTAAGATTTGACATGAGAGGCAATTCAGACTCATGATTGATTTGTTGTTGCAGATTACAGAGGAGGAAGACGGAGAGAGGGATTTTGGGGGAAATTTCTTTTTTGGTGGATTTGAGTGAGGGAATGGAAATTTTAGGGCTTTAAAAATTGGGCATTTTGGTTCGGTTGTACGGAATTGTTGCTTAGCCACTCTCTAATTTTAGggttcttttttatttcttctcatCTCTAATTGTTGGGGTTTCTTAATGGATGAGGATCACTATCCTAATTGTATTTCTAaccatttctatttttttttcattttttttaatttgatttttcaattttgtttctaaaacaTACCTGGATTTTAtgtacagtttttttttttttttttgggttggggt contains:
- the LOC120091761 gene encoding uncharacterized protein LOC120091761, whose product is MSLNCLSCQILQRTDSERHRDQQIQTYYASDEFDSSERSWSGNLSFRPHDRHNRGGFRGLPENKVAPISHRRAVSFGGKEPRLVRSSGMRRDWSFEDLRTIREEREPSAIHFLTTLTFFFLFFFFFKKTCLYIYIYIYIFNFRMELFIYNIYI